Proteins encoded within one genomic window of Leptospira stimsonii:
- a CDS encoding SemiSWEET transporter, translating to MDSITFLGYLASILTTVSFLPQLIRIVMGGSTKDISRNMYIVFVTGVVLWFVYGCLKQDFPIILANIFTFIFTSIILYFKLRNDAKGE from the coding sequence ATGGATTCAATTACGTTCTTAGGTTATCTCGCTTCTATTCTTACAACTGTCTCCTTTCTTCCTCAGTTGATTCGGATTGTCATGGGCGGAAGCACAAAAGACATCTCGAGAAACATGTACATCGTCTTTGTTACGGGAGTTGTATTGTGGTTTGTTTACGGATGTCTCAAACAAGATTTTCCGATCATCTTAGCGAACATATTCACATTCATTTTTACTTCGATCATTCTTTATTTTAAACTGCGAAACGACGCAAAGGGAGAATGA